The Papaver somniferum cultivar HN1 unplaced genomic scaffold, ASM357369v1 unplaced-scaffold_70, whole genome shotgun sequence genomic interval TTGATAACATTATCTTCAGTTGCACATCATTGCTTCTGCCAGATTTTCCAAAATTGCACACTCAAAGTAGGGTGCACAACTTGTCTATTAAATAGTGCTGCAATTGGCAAAACTTAAGCTGGCATTTTAATAGCAGCCTTTGCAGACTTGACTGAAAAACGCCCTTGCTATTCAAGTCCCATATTTTGTAATCATCCCCACCAGCAATAAGCGGCATATTATCAACATCAATGTTACAACGAATCATCATATCTTTCAAACTCGAAGGTATGGCCCAAGCACCATCAACAATTATGTCACTCACCTTAGCCTTGTAATCATTTGGACCTTTGGAAAAAATTCCAAGCCGCCTTGCAATAGAAAAGTCCccgcaccaattatcaaaaaataacgAAATATTAGCAtcattacctataattgagcgtgtGTGCTTTTGCACAAAATTGTAAaccaatctgattcctggaaaaaccAAAGAACCCAATTTATAATCAATCAAATTTCCATTCAACTTGAAGTATTTCGCCCGCAAGAATCTAGCCCAAATCTTGTTTGAATCCCGAATAGAGATCCACAGTTTCGTAAGCATAACTCTATTTACATCCACCAATTTCTTGAGCCCAACGCCACCTTCTCGTCGCGAACAACACAAATCCTCATAAAGGACCGTGAAGTACTTACATTTTTCAGCATCACCTGACCATAAAAAATTCCTAATGACCCGCTCAACTTGCTTAATAACCGTACACGGCCACTTATAAACGTCCATGGAATGAAGCACAGAGCTAtaaataattaatctaatcaaaacaagccttgcttgaaaggaaagaagcttacccttccaaccagCCAACTTGTCCATAATTTTCTCCATCACCTTGCGAACATGAATGTAACGCACAATTCCAGGCTTCAATTGAATTCCCAAATACTTATCTGGAAAAGTAGCTCTTTCCATACCCATGTAATAGCACGGGAGACAGAGCCGCCACCATAGTAAAACTTGCTCTTTGCATAACTTATATACTGGCCAGATGCACACTGATACATGCCCAGCATATGCTTCAGATTTTGCAAACTCTGTAGATTACCTCTGCAGAagataagaatatcatccgcaaataATAGGTGTGTAGGAGCCACACCTTTGTTGCTAACCATAGAGTGCATACTTCGCCTTGAAAACAATTTAGAGAGATTGCGacttaaaacatcttcaataagaaaaaaaatcaaaggtgaaagaggatcaccttgccgCAAACCTCTAGAGATGCTAAAGAATCCTTCCGGGCTACCATTTATCAACACAGAAATCCAAGCTGAATTCAGAATACTAAGGATCCATGAACACCAATTTTCAGAGAAACCATATTGCTTAAAAACTTCAATGATAAATTCCCAACTTAGCGTATCAAAAGCTTGTGCAATATCTAGTTTGAGGCCAACATTTCCATACTTTCTTTCCGTGCTAATCTCACTGATCAACTCAGACGCCAAAGCTATGTTTTCATGGATGTTCCTCCCCTTCATaaaagccacttgctcttcagaaatcaatttattaAGCACCTTACCAAGCCTGGTAGCCAAAATCTtagtaatgattttgaagaaaaaattactcaaaCCAATTGGTCTATAATCCTTGATAGCATCAGACTTGCAATTCTTAGGAATGAGAACTATAAAACTGGAATTTATGCCATTGGGAATTTTACGCATAGACCAACAATTAGCAATGGCATTGTAAAGATCCTTAGAAATAATTTTCCAGCAATGCCTGTAGAAAGATCCGGAAAATCCATCAGGGCCAGGCGCATAATCCGCACCTAAATCAAAAACCGCTTCTTTAACTTCCTCCAATGACAAAATGGCATCCATGAACGCACTTTCAGTGGCACTTATGCTCTCATGATCAATATCAAACAGCCTTGGGTCAACATTAACTTCGCCACCATTGAATTTTGCATGATAGTGATTTacaatgtaatcttttatctcatcctgcaaaaaaaaaaatagagttaGATGAAATTTTAAGTTCTGAGATGGTATTTTGACTCCTCCTCATGCGAATCTATTGTGGAAAAACCGCGTATTTTTGTCACCATCTTCCAACCAGGTTATACGCGACTTCATCTTAAGCATAACTGCCAACTCCGTTCTCACATCCTCAACAGCCTTCTTAGCATCTGCAACCTTGACAAACTGCAACACAATACTGGGATCCAAATCCAAAAGGTCATTCTCGGATTCAAGTTTTAACTCAGCTTGCTTCAATCGAAATTGAACCTCACCAAAAATTGTTCTATTCCAAACCTTCAATGCCTCTTTCAACCTTTTCAATTTGGCCGAGAAaacaaaaggaggcgcaccaTATAATGGCAAATTCCAATTTTCCTCTACTAGCCGCATAAAATTTGGATGAGATAACCACATCTTGTGAATTCTAAACAGTGCCCTAGCCGGCCTGGGATTCTCAAAAGCATACCCAAAAAGAGGAGAATGATCTGAGCAAATTCTAGGCAAGTCCTTACACCTCCAATTCTCATACTTGTAAAGCCAATCATCATTCACAACAGCTCTATCATGTTTATAAACAATTCGCTCATTACCACTtcgacaattagaccaagtatattttTTTCCAATGGCATCAGCCTCAACCAGCCCATTGTCAGAAATCCAGCTTCTAAACTCATTCACATAAATTTCCTTTATCGGCCtaccacccttcttctcatccAAACGTAAATTGCAATTAAAATCCCCCAACACCAACCAAGGAAT includes:
- the LOC113344004 gene encoding uncharacterized protein LOC113344004, which produces MRALYWNSQGLTKDGARAKLTELYHLHNPDIICIAKPHVFCNLRFVRSLKLVNFCEDVIRNEVYGEKGNLWVLWRNSLLRPDVLSSSRQTISLNVAGDFITDVHASCDPVARRRFWCQLGLGFISIPWLVLGDFNCNLRLDEKKGGRPIKEIYVNEFRSWISDNGLVEADAIGKKYTWSNCRSGNERIVYKHDRAVVNDDWLYKYENWRCKDLPRICSDHSPLFGYAFENPRPARALFRIHKMWLSHPNFMRLVEENWNLPLYGAPPFVFSAKLKRLKEALKVWNRTIFGEVQFRLKQAELKLESENDLLDLDPSIVLQFVKVADAKKAVEDDEIKDYIVNHYHAKFNGGEVNVDPRLFDIDHESISATESAFMDAILSLEEVKEAVFDLGADYAPGPDGFSGSFYRHCWKIISKDLYNAIANCWSMRKIPNGINSSFIVLIPKNCKSDAIKDYRPIGLSNFFFKIITKILATRLGKVLNKLISEEQVAFMKGRNIHENIALASELISEISTERKYGNVGLKLDIAQAFDTLSWEFIIEVFKQYGFSENWCSWILSILNSAWISVLINGSPEGFFSISRDKYLGIQLKPGIVRYIHVRKVMEKIMDKLAGWKGDAEKCKYFTVLYEDLCCSRREGGVGLKKLVDVNRVMLTKLWISIRDSNKIWARFLRAKYFKLNGNLIDYKLGSLVFPGIRLVYNFVQKHTRSIIGNDANISLFFDNWCGDFSIARRLGIFSKGPNDYKAKVSDIIVDGAWAIPSSLKDMMIRCNIDVDNMPLIAGGDDYKIWDLNSKGVFQSSLQRLLLKCQLKFCQLQHYLIDKLCTLL